One window of the Manihot esculenta cultivar AM560-2 chromosome 14, M.esculenta_v8, whole genome shotgun sequence genome contains the following:
- the LOC110600430 gene encoding plant intracellular Ras-group-related LRR protein 6: MMYEQQQVQNQMMLSMDMRNNKVIDGRDPTDEERLEIVDLSGMSLDSLPNPSLNLATICKLNLSNNNLQNIPESLTARLLNVVVLDVHSNQLKSLPNSIGCLTKLKVLNAAGNLLRFLPKTIENCRCLEELNANFNKLSMLPDNIGYELLNLKKLSVNSNKLMFLPNSISHLTSLKILDARLNNLRSLPGDLENLINLQYLNVSQNFQHLETLPYSIGLLFSLVELDVSYNRITSLPDSIGCLRKLQKLRVEGNPLVSPPIEVVEHGVHMVKEYLSEKMNSGHRSSIKKKSWVGKLVKYGTLNGSLRNHNYSSEETEGFIMSEYRSIDGLTSPRYTGMFSPRHRFFSHKRIFTR; encoded by the exons ATGATGTATGAACAGCAACAAGTTCAGAATCAAATGATGTTGAGCATGGATATGAGGAATAACAAGGTGATTGATGGGAGAGATCCCACTGATGAAGAAAGGCTTGAGATTGTTGATTTGAGTGGCATGTCTTTGGATTCTCTCCCTAATCCTTCTCTCAACTTGGCTACTATTTGCAAACTCAACCTCTCCAATAATAATCTTCAG AACATCCCAGAATCTTTAACAGCTAGATTGCTGAATGTGGTGGTACTGGATGTGCATTCAAATCAGCTAAAATCTCTTCCTAACTCAATTGGGTGTTTGACAAAGCTCAAGGTTCTGAATGCTGCTGGAAATCTTCTTCGCTTCCTTCCAAAAACAATTGAAAATTGCAG GTGTTTAGAAGAACTGAATGCAAACTTCAACAAGCTAAGTATGCTACCAGACAACATTGGATATGAGCTGCTGAACTTGAAGAAGCTCTCAGTGAATTCAAACAAGCTAATGTTTCTTCCTAACTCCATTTCCCATCTCACCTCTTTGAAAATTTTAGATGCACGTCTTAACAACCTAAGATCTCTCCCTGGAGATCTTGAAAACCTTATAAACCTACAATATCTTAACGTTAGCCAAAATTTCCAGCACCTTGAAACCCTACCGTACTCTATTGGCCTCCTCTTTTCGCTTGTGGAATTGGACGTTAGTTATAATAGGATCACTTCTCTTCCTGACTCCATAGGCTGCCTCCGGAAGCTCCAAAAGCTTAGAGTTGAAGGGAACCCACTTGTTTCCCCACCGATAGAGGTGGTTGAGCATGGTGTGCATATGGTTAAGGAGTATCTGAGTGAGAAGATGAATTCCGGTCATCGGAGCTCCATAAAGAAGAAGTCATGGGTTGGTAAGTTGGTTAAATATGGAACCCTCAATGGAAGCTTAAGAAATCATAATTATAGTAGTGAGGAGACGGAAGGGTTTATTATGTCGGAATATCGCTCAATCGATGGCCTTACTTCTCCTAGGTACACAGGGATGTTTTCTCCACGTCATCGTTTCTTCTCCCATAAAAGGATTTTCACTAGATAA